In one window of Meiothermus sp. DNA:
- a CDS encoding carbohydrate ABC transporter permease gives MRRGRSPLAPSLWQVGLTYLALGLASVFVLFPLYWLLITSFKLPVDVNSGPVYLPWVDFKPSLHAWEYVLGTLGSDVRRAYVNTAVVALCSALMALFLGTNAAYALTRFQYHPRVGAIVLFVACLALVVGLVASGMPWQPAVGLGLVGLILGLQTLGRRFKKHLGNEEIALWLISNRILPPVVVVIPIYLLFQQLGLLDTRTALIISYTVINLPIAVWLMRDYFQNIPHDIEECAQIDGASRYRIFWTIVLPLAAPGLVATFLLLLVFAWNEYLLALFLSKANSQTMPLMVAAMSGTRGTEWWYMSVIIMLMILPVVILAFVLERYIERGLIVGAVKG, from the coding sequence ATGAGGCGGGGTCGTTCTCCCCTGGCGCCTTCCCTTTGGCAGGTAGGCCTCACCTACCTGGCCTTGGGGCTGGCCTCGGTATTCGTGTTGTTTCCTTTGTACTGGCTGCTGATCACCTCCTTTAAACTGCCTGTGGATGTCAACAGCGGCCCTGTCTATCTACCCTGGGTAGACTTCAAACCGAGCCTGCACGCTTGGGAGTACGTGCTGGGTACCTTGGGATCCGATGTACGTCGGGCCTACGTCAACACTGCGGTGGTAGCCTTATGCAGTGCACTGATGGCCCTCTTTTTAGGCACCAACGCGGCCTACGCTCTTACGCGGTTCCAATACCACCCACGGGTAGGCGCTATTGTTTTGTTTGTGGCTTGCCTGGCGCTGGTGGTGGGCCTGGTGGCCTCAGGGATGCCCTGGCAGCCAGCGGTGGGACTGGGCTTAGTGGGACTCATCCTTGGTCTACAAACCCTGGGCAGGCGCTTTAAGAAACACCTCGGGAACGAGGAAATTGCCCTATGGCTAATTTCCAACCGCATCCTGCCCCCGGTGGTGGTGGTCATCCCCATCTACCTGCTCTTCCAGCAGTTGGGCCTGCTGGACACCCGCACCGCCCTGATCATCAGCTATACCGTCATCAATCTGCCCATCGCCGTCTGGTTGATGCGTGACTACTTTCAAAACATCCCCCACGACATCGAAGAGTGCGCCCAGATAGATGGCGCCAGCCGTTACCGAATCTTCTGGACTATTGTGCTTCCGCTCGCCGCTCCGGGGTTGGTGGCTACTTTTTTGCTACTGCTGGTTTTTGCCTGGAACGAGTACCTGCTGGCCTTATTTCTCTCTAAGGCCAACAGCCAGACCATGCCGCTTATGGTGGCGGCCATGAGCGGTACCCGTGGAACCGAATGGTGGTACATGTCGGTGATCATCATGTTGATGATTTTGCCGGTAGTGATTTTGGCATTCGTGCTGGAGCGCTATATCGAGCGAGGCCTGATCGTAGGGGCGGTGAAAGGATGA
- a CDS encoding extracellular solute-binding protein, whose protein sequence is MKPRIRALVVGGPMYDGLYQTIELFAQHEGVDIEVVRAANHPDLNQRIAQAFAQGAGFDLISTHSKYAPAQKQWLQPLDELLSQEELSAFDTRALELARIEGVLFGLPRNLDVKLLHYRTDRVAEVPPTWEALVLTAKSQPKYGFVFPGKGSGLFGHFFELCGSAGHYLYEADPPYPHAQHPAGLWALNILAALSQSAPKETTEWEFDAVTACFAAGEASLTTDWPGSFHRYKKSPIRDLLGLALYPKGPVRRATYAGSHTFALARSSTERPLALALLRHLTSREAQLFEARQGTLPARRDALEAIRQETPPNTLEASRWYLLEQALHYAWFPPKHPRYAAVEAVVAANLQSFLRGEQSAKATLERMDREGRQAAEGVG, encoded by the coding sequence ATGAAACCCCGCATACGCGCCCTGGTGGTGGGCGGCCCGATGTACGACGGCCTGTACCAGACCATCGAGCTTTTTGCCCAGCACGAAGGTGTGGATATCGAGGTCGTCCGAGCGGCCAACCATCCCGACCTCAACCAGCGCATTGCCCAAGCCTTTGCTCAGGGCGCAGGTTTCGACTTAATCTCTACCCACTCGAAGTATGCGCCCGCGCAAAAGCAGTGGTTGCAACCGTTGGACGAACTTCTGAGCCAAGAAGAGCTATCTGCCTTTGATACCAGGGCCCTGGAGCTAGCCCGCATCGAGGGGGTGCTTTTCGGTCTACCGCGCAATCTGGATGTCAAGCTGCTACACTACCGCACCGACCGGGTAGCAGAAGTCCCCCCGACCTGGGAGGCTTTGGTGCTGACGGCTAAATCTCAACCGAAATACGGATTCGTTTTTCCTGGAAAGGGCTCGGGGCTGTTCGGGCATTTTTTTGAGCTGTGCGGTAGTGCCGGTCACTACCTGTACGAAGCCGACCCGCCCTATCCTCATGCGCAGCACCCGGCAGGGCTTTGGGCCCTGAACATCCTGGCTGCCTTAAGCCAGAGCGCCCCCAAAGAAACCACCGAGTGGGAATTCGATGCGGTAACCGCCTGCTTTGCCGCGGGAGAAGCCAGCCTAACCACCGACTGGCCGGGTAGCTTTCACCGTTACAAAAAAAGCCCCATTCGCGACCTGCTGGGCCTGGCGTTGTACCCCAAGGGGCCCGTGCGGCGGGCTACCTATGCCGGCAGCCACACCTTTGCCCTGGCCCGATCCAGCACCGAGCGTCCCCTGGCGCTGGCTTTGCTAAGACACCTGACCTCGAGAGAGGCCCAGCTGTTTGAGGCCCGGCAGGGTACCCTGCCTGCGCGAAGGGATGCCCTGGAAGCCATCCGTCAGGAAACCCCCCCCAACACGCTCGAGGCCAGCCGCTGGTATCTTCTAGAGCAAGCCCTTCACTACGCCTGGTTCCCCCCCAAGCATCCCCGCTACGCAGCAGTGGAGGCCGTGGTAGCCGCAAACTTGCAGTCCTTCTTGCGGGGAGAACAATCGGCAAAGGCCACCCTGGAACGCATGGATCGTGAGGGTCGGCAGGCTGCGGAGGGGGTCGGATGA
- a CDS encoding dihydrolipoamide acetyltransferase family protein — translation MMVEVRMPKPGNAVESCLLLAWKKEVGEAVRAGEVLCEIETDKAVMEVESPADGVLLQRLAEAGQEVPVQTPIAIVGKPGAGAPTHPLPPASDRRKPGISPRARRLAPQEILESVSIGGSGPGGRIIERDVCKALEHSPPSASGPGFASLAPPEPWQAVPLQGVRKRVAERMLHSLQQSAQLTLQAYVEVEGLLKLRAELKHHSDPRFREVNLNHLLLYALARTLPQFPELNACLVGDTLYQYRAVHLGFAVDTPRGLLVPVLQHAERLGLLELAQKVRQLSEEARQGKAAPQALQGGTFSVSNLGSLGIEVFTPILNSPQVAILGVGAVGLRPVQDGPEVVFRPHLPLSLTFDHRATDGAPAARFLQALGQRLTDPLCLLAL, via the coding sequence ATGATGGTGGAGGTGCGGATGCCCAAGCCCGGCAACGCGGTAGAAAGCTGCTTGTTGTTGGCCTGGAAAAAAGAGGTGGGCGAGGCGGTACGGGCCGGTGAGGTGCTATGCGAGATCGAGACCGACAAGGCTGTAATGGAGGTGGAAAGCCCTGCCGACGGAGTTCTGCTGCAGCGCCTGGCCGAGGCTGGACAGGAGGTGCCGGTGCAAACCCCCATCGCCATCGTGGGCAAACCAGGGGCCGGTGCACCCACCCACCCCCTGCCCCCGGCCTCCGATAGAAGGAAGCCCGGTATCTCCCCACGTGCTCGGCGCTTGGCACCTCAGGAGATCCTCGAGAGCGTCAGCATCGGCGGAAGCGGGCCGGGCGGTCGAATCATCGAGCGCGACGTTTGCAAAGCCCTGGAGCATTCCCCTCCATCCGCTTCAGGGCCCGGCTTCGCTTCGTTGGCGCCCCCCGAGCCCTGGCAAGCCGTACCCCTGCAGGGTGTACGCAAGCGGGTGGCTGAGCGTATGCTGCATTCGCTCCAGCAAAGTGCGCAGCTTACCCTGCAAGCCTATGTAGAGGTGGAGGGTTTGCTCAAGCTGCGAGCGGAGCTCAAGCACCACAGCGATCCCCGCTTTAGAGAAGTGAATCTCAATCACCTGCTGCTTTATGCGCTGGCCCGCACCCTGCCACAGTTCCCCGAACTTAACGCTTGCTTGGTGGGCGATACCCTGTATCAGTACCGGGCTGTGCACCTGGGTTTTGCGGTGGATACCCCACGGGGTCTTCTGGTTCCGGTTCTTCAGCACGCCGAGCGGTTGGGCTTGCTGGAGTTAGCCCAAAAAGTCCGGCAACTGAGCGAGGAGGCTCGCCAGGGGAAGGCAGCACCGCAAGCGTTGCAAGGGGGCACCTTTAGCGTTAGCAACCTGGGTTCCCTGGGCATCGAGGTTTTTACCCCTATTCTGAATTCACCCCAGGTAGCCATCCTGGGCGTCGGCGCGGTGGGTTTGCGCCCTGTGCAGGACGGGCCAGAAGTGGTCTTCCGGCCCCATCTGCCGCTTTCGCTTACCTTTGATCATCGCGCGACCGACGGTGCACCCGCTGCTCGTTTCTTGCAAGCTTTGGGCCAGCGGCTTACCGATCCATTGTGCCTGCTGGCCCTTTGA